A stretch of DNA from Thermogemmatispora onikobensis:
GATCAATCGCTATACGGCTTCCCATACGGCTCCGGCCTCAAGAGGAGGCAGAATCGTCCCCGGCCCCGGATCGCCGCCACCTGACAGCCAGAGCCAGGGAAGCCGGTAGCGCTGGCAATAAGCCAGCAGCTCTCGTCGAAGCGTTGCCAGTGTTGCGCTATCGACGCAGAGCCAGAAGAGCACCGGTGTATCCTGGCGCGGCTGCGCAGCCAGGATCTCTAACGCTTCCAGTAGTTCACGCGGCAACATAGATTCACTCACCATATGATACGCTCTTCGCCATCAGGCAGCAACGGCAACTGGCCTGCCTGCTCTGCCTGCAACACCTGCCTGATGATGGACGAGTGGTCCAGAAAAAGCGGCGGAAGGCGATCCAGGTCGACCATTTCCAGGGCCACCACACTGCTGCCTGGACGGGCTGCCTTCTGCAGCCTATCCAGGTCGGCCTCGATCACATAAACAAGCGAAAGCATTTGGGCTTTCCCTGCTCCATCGTCTCCTTGCAGGAAACGCGGATCGCGATCCGGGGCATGCAATCCAAAGAGGCCCGCCAGCTTCCAACTTTTAATACCTGCATCCATCATGTCGATGATTCCCAGCTCCTCGCAAAAGGCGCGGCGGAACCCCATTGCCCCAGTTTCATTCCATTGAAGTTTCTCTCCCACAAGCGCGAGCACTTTCTCATTTTCGCGCCGGATGAGCGCAATACGGCTTCGCCCCTCATCCACCAGCATCAGGTCAACAGCTACTGCCCAGCGGGCATCATGCTTTCGTATCGGCATACCGTTCCTCTCTTTCCAGTGCAGCTCTTCCTCCCCCGGTTTGCTGCCGTTCCAGCAAGCGGGCCAGTTGCTCTCGCGCAGCCGCCGGACACCGATCCCAGGGGACACGCGCTAGCAGTTCCTGAGAGGAGCATCCCATAGCCCTGAGCGCCAACCGGGCGCGGCTTAATCTCTGGTAGACGCGGCTTCGGCTTCTTCCCAGGGCCTGGGCAATCCTGCTGGCCTCCCAGCCCTGTGATTTGAGTAGCAGCACCAGCCAGTCCGTTTCCTTGAGCCAGTCTAGCCGCCAGGGGACGTCTGTCGTTTCCATGATTCTGGACTTCTCCTCTCTTATGGTTTCTGCGCCCAAACAGCCACTCCGCCGCAGCCAGTGCCGTAGTGTTCCCATTCGGCGGGCAGCGCCGCCAATGTTTCCTGGACTTTCTCCAAGGGAACCTGGTTAACGCTGGCCAGAGCAGGGGCCACGCTCTGTAGGGAGGCAAGCAGATCTTTGCGAAAGAAAAGAATGCTCTGGGAACGGCAGGCCATTGAGCAAATCAGCCTCGATGGCCTGGCACGTTGCCGGGAGTGGCCGCAGGAGCGAGAGATCTTTGTCAAGGGCGATGAGCCGGGCCTGGCGCCAGCGGCGGGCGGCCTCGCGCAGCCAGATGCCGGTACCGCTGCCGACGTCGAGGATGGCCTGCGGGTGCTGCACGGGGGCGAGGAAGTGGGTGCCGAGCAGTTGGCGCAGGGCGAAGTGTTGCAGGTCGAGGCGGTTCTGCTCATCCCGCGTACGCGGCAGGACATAGGTTTCCTCAACGCCTGGAGCAGTAGTGCCGGATACGCGGGACGAGCCGCCAAATAAGCGGCCAAGCCAGTTTATCATGGCTGCTTCACCTCCCTGCCACAGCGGACAGGCGGAGGGCTAGGCGTGCGTGTTGCAGGCTGCCGGGAAGCAGTATGGTTATTGTGCTGCTGAATCTGCCCATCAACCGGGTTCACCTGCAACCCGCGCTCGCCTGCTTTCAGTGGTAACGGCTGCAGTGATGTGGCCATAAGCGCCTTCCTTTCTTTCAGGTCGTTGATCTCCAGCAATGAAGAATGGTGCCAGCACGAGCTGCCATGCTTGTGCCGCAGGAAGCAGATCAAGATGGGCCAGAGCAGTTTCGATGCTGTTCCACGCCTCCCGCACCACTTCCTCGGCTTGCGCCAGCGCTGGAGCTATGTTCAATTTGCTTCAGTCTGTTGAGGGCCTCCCGGAGGAAGGCTCTGGCAGCATACTCGTCCTGATAGCATGTGCTAAGAGTACCGACCAGAGCCTCTTGTATGCTGGTCTGCGAGCCAGAGCGGCTGAACTCTGATGGTGATGACATCGCCATATCTCTCCATGTAATAGAGTCACTCAGAGTATCTGCTAACCCGACGTATGTTTTCTCGAAGATTTCTGAAAGGTTTCTCGAAGTAAATGGATAAAGCGGCGGAAGGCGCTCCAGGTAACAGCGCCCTGTGGCAGTGAGGAGAAGTATGCAGAGGCTGATTGAGTGTGCTGGTGGGAAATTGTTCAGCGTAGGCCAGAGCAGGTAGAGGGCCGGCTCTTGTGGTCTACAACGGGGGGCGCGGCATGACACAGCATATCACTCATGCCGCGCTGCCCTTGCTACGGGTCTGACTTGAGTGCACATGCCTGGCCATGCCGCGCCTTGCGCTTCCTCAGACGGTCCTGGCTGTAAAGAGGTCCTCCATCTCCTTGATCGGTCGCTCGGCAGACCAGGGATGTCCGGTTCGCACCTGCTGGTAGATCGCTCTGGCCTCCCTGCGCAGGCTGACGCTCCCCAGGCGGTTGGCGAGGTGTATACTCTCCCCCAGAGATGCGCTGAAAGCATCCAGATCCTGCTGTATGAGGGCTGTTCTGGCCATATCCAGCTCAATCTCAGCCAGCAGGCGAGGCGGAGTGGCGGCTTTCACGCGGGATGATTGCTCGAAGGCTTTCCGGGCCTGGGGGATATGGGGACGACCCCGCTCAGCAAGATGAAGGTGAACACGCCCCGTCCACATGATCACATTGTCCTCCTCAAAGCGGAAGTCCGGCAAGCGCTCGCCATCTGCCCTTCTGGAGAAGAGATTCTGCGCCTGCCCGACCAGTCGCAGGGCTGTTTGTGGCTGGCCGAGGCGGGCCTCCAGTGCCGCCTGGAGAAAAAGTGTGCCACTTTGCAGCAGCGGCGGGCACTGATCGAGGATCACGAGCGCGGGTTGCAGATGAGTTCGCATCTGCTCAATCTGGCCGCTGTAGTAATAGGCCAGGGCCAGATCGCGCACCGCCATTACCCGCACGCTTGGGTCATCGCTGAGAGCAGCCAACCGCACGGCTTCCAGGCTCAAGCGGTGTTTGGCCTGCGGATCACCCCGGTGAGTCTCTATACAACCTGCCATGCGTTTCCCCTCAGCAGCAAGGCGGGCAGCGGCTGGCCGATATGAAGAACTGCCCGTATATGCCAGTTGCTCCAGCACTGGCAGGTAGCAAGAGAGGGCCGCATGAGCTTTGTCCAGACCATCGCTATTCATGAGATGGTTGCAGGCTGCATTAGCCGCCGCGCATAGCGGCAGAAACTCTTCCGCCGGTGGAAGTGCGCGGCTGGTCAGCGCCGCCAAAGGCAGGGCAGCGATCGCTGCCAGCGCCTGCCGCCGAGACAGGTGATGTTCATTGTTGGATAAAGGCATCTCTAATTCCTCCTGCAGCCGCCGCCGTACACCGGTCCAGCTTTCCTCGTCGCCCGCACGCTGTACAACTAACGCCAGGCAGACGTGGCTGCCAACGGTAGGCTGTTCAGCGACCGCCACCGCTGTGGGATTCGCCAGCGACCGCGAGATCGGTACCGCAAGTGTATATTGACATCGTAGCATATGGTCAGGCCGTTCCACCAGTCCGAGCTGTTTCCAGGGGACGACCTTGATCCCTTCTTCCTCTGCCCTCCGCGCTATCTCCTGATAACATTTCCTCGCTTCCCGCTCGCCACCCTCCTCCATCAACAGTCTGAGCCACTCCCGCAGACTGTCTTCATCCCCAGGGTCCCCCTCCACCAGCATCCGGTACTGTTCCCTTGCCTGCCACCACTTCCCCTGCTGCATGTAAGCCTGTGCGAGCCAGCGCCCACTTTGCCGTTTCATGCGCTCCACCTCTGCACGGAGCGCATGCACCCATGTGCCATCCTCCTCTTCCAGTAGCTCGCCCCTTCCCAGAATCTCTTGTGCCTCCTCCAGCAGTGGCACCGCCTCCTCTACGATAAGCGGTCCTCTTCTCCCCACCTGGCGCATGATATCCCGCACAGCATCCAGGTCGGTCCAAATCCGCTCCTGTCCTGCCAGGGCGTATCCGCCGTCCACAGATTTGATCAAGTCTTTCCCGATGACACTGCGGAGCCGGTTCATCGCAGTATAGATGCGCTCATTACTGCTTTCTCCCCAGAGATCATCCTCCAAAATGCTGCGGGTCAAACGCCTGCCACGCGCGACCAGGAGCCGTGCAAAGACTTTGCGTGCTGTGCGATCGTAGTGCCACTCCTTGCGGCCCACCTCTCGCCAGTCAATCCCCTCGCGTTTCCAGATCTGGAATGCTCCAAAGAGCCAGACCTGTATCCGCAGTTGCGCTGAAGAAAGCCGATCCAGTTCCATCATTTCCTCCCTTTGCCGAAGGGCACCATTAGTTCTCTTGGGGACTAACGATCTCAAGAAATATGCCTCTTCATCATTATATCCAAGCTGATGATTTTCCTCAAGAAACAGGCGGCAGAGGTCCCCGGCTATATGGTATAGTAATCAAGAGAGAACGGGTGAGACAGACTGGCGGATAAGCTCTTCGCGCTGGGCACGGCCCTCCGCCTCGATCTCTTCCAGGCGCTTTCGCCCATCCTCCCGAATTTGCTTAATCCGCGCCGCTGATTCCACCTCTGCCCGCTTCTTTGCCTCCTCCACTTCCTTGAGCTGTTTACGCAGTGCACGCAACTCGGGGTCCTCTCTCCGAAAAAGCCATATGATTTTGCTCCTCATGGTGTTTGCTTCACAGGGGTACGCCAGTGGACAAGTCTGCTGTTCCGCTGCTCTCACGGCCCGGACGGCCACGGTCGCTGGCCTCCGGCTGGTGACACCGTTCCCTGCCTTCTGAGCCGGGTGGCCTCGCTGCC
This window harbors:
- a CDS encoding NUDIX domain-containing protein, coding for MPIRKHDARWAVAVDLMLVDEGRSRIALIRRENEKVLALVGEKLQWNETGAMGFRRAFCEELGIIDMMDAGIKSWKLAGLFGLHAPDRDPRFLQGDDGAGKAQMLSLVYVIEADLDRLQKAARPGSSVVALEMVDLDRLPPLFLDHSSIIRQVLQAEQAGQLPLLPDGEERIIW
- a CDS encoding helix-turn-helix domain-containing protein; translated protein: METTDVPWRLDWLKETDWLVLLLKSQGWEASRIAQALGRSRSRVYQRLSRARLALRAMGCSSQELLARVPWDRCPAAAREQLARLLERQQTGGGRAALEREERYADTKA
- a CDS encoding AfsR/SARP family transcriptional regulator — protein: MMELDRLSSAQLRIQVWLFGAFQIWKREGIDWREVGRKEWHYDRTARKVFARLLVARGRRLTRSILEDDLWGESSNERIYTAMNRLRSVIGKDLIKSVDGGYALAGQERIWTDLDAVRDIMRQVGRRGPLIVEEAVPLLEEAQEILGRGELLEEEDGTWVHALRAEVERMKRQSGRWLAQAYMQQGKWWQAREQYRMLVEGDPGDEDSLREWLRLLMEEGGEREARKCYQEIARRAEEEGIKVVPWKQLGLVERPDHMLRCQYTLAVPISRSLANPTAVAVAEQPTVGSHVCLALVVQRAGDEESWTGVRRRLQEELEMPLSNNEHHLSRRQALAAIAALPLAALTSRALPPAEEFLPLCAAANAACNHLMNSDGLDKAHAALSCYLPVLEQLAYTGSSSYRPAAARLAAEGKRMAGCIETHRGDPQAKHRLSLEAVRLAALSDDPSVRVMAVRDLALAYYYSGQIEQMRTHLQPALVILDQCPPLLQSGTLFLQAALEARLGQPQTALRLVGQAQNLFSRRADGERLPDFRFEEDNVIMWTGRVHLHLAERGRPHIPQARKAFEQSSRVKAATPPRLLAEIELDMARTALIQQDLDAFSASLGESIHLANRLGSVSLRREARAIYQQVRTGHPWSAERPIKEMEDLFTARTV